A genomic stretch from Patescibacteria group bacterium includes:
- the ileS gene encoding isoleucine--tRNA ligase, translated as MSINLPQIEKKILAFWRRSKIFEKTLKKTKRGRPFVFFEGPPTANALPGIHHVLSRIFKDIICRYKTMKGYYVERKAGWDTHGLPVELEMEKKLGLRGKPEIEKYGIAKFNKKCKESVWQYKKEWENFSERIAFWLDYKNAYITYENYYIETVWWILKQIWQKGLLYQDYKVVPHCPRCGTTLSSHEVALGYENVEDISLYLKFKKIDDPNTYFFVWTTTPWTLPGNVALAIHPGATYVKVKVNDEYFILAEPRLNVLENFEIVEKYQGKDLIGQKYEGLYPAQVEGRIYEVISGEFVSMEDGTGIVHIAPAFGEEDMEVIKIQNSRFKIQNLPTFPILMTVNPDGNMAKGIIGEGKFVKEADKDVIDDLKKRNILWKLEKIHHDYPFCWRCDSSLLYYAKKSWFIRMSEPKIKEELIKNNEKINWVPSFIKEGRFGVWLKEVKDWALSRERYWGTPLPVWQCQTGKSQTSNFESQKCDNTKVIGSFEELEKLSGRKVQDPHRPYIDEFVFQCEKCGGKMKRVPEVIDCWFDSGAMPFAQHHYPFENKKRYEKNEVFPADYIAEGIDQTRGWFYTLLAISTLLEKGPAYKNVICHGLVLDEKGEKMSKSRGNVVEPEKIINQYGADTLRFYFYTINQPGEAKCFSEKQVEEVMKKVFLILWNVVSFYEMYRGKIKITNLTTQDLVHVLDRWIVAKFNLLIKDVSDCLERYEITNAARSLANFIDELSTWYLRRSRERFKSEKRKIKLTALKTLRYIILNLAKILAPFTPFLAEYIYQTIKGPATSVHLENWPSLRQDWFQQKIIDQMKIIREITHLGLEQRAKNKIPLRQPLNKITIKFPQLKKLERNLEQIILDELNIKKIIYQPTTEKSVELDFTLTPQLREEGVLRELVRQINFWRKEKKLTLKDKVKIYYQTDSKKLTKIIEKNLAILKKQTLASKIERREKLLNKQKKEIEIEREKLFLVLGKKER; from the coding sequence ATGTCTATTAACCTTCCACAAATTGAAAAGAAAATCTTAGCCTTCTGGCGAAGAAGTAAAATTTTTGAAAAAACTTTAAAGAAGACAAAAAGGGGAAGACCGTTTGTCTTTTTTGAAGGCCCCCCAACCGCCAATGCCCTACCTGGTATTCATCATGTTTTATCTCGAATTTTCAAAGATATCATTTGTCGTTATAAGACAATGAAAGGTTATTATGTTGAAAGAAAGGCTGGTTGGGATACGCATGGTTTACCAGTCGAATTGGAGATGGAAAAAAAATTGGGCTTGCGCGGAAAACCGGAGATTGAAAAATATGGTATTGCTAAGTTTAATAAGAAATGTAAAGAATCGGTTTGGCAATATAAAAAAGAATGGGAAAATTTTTCTGAAAGAATTGCCTTTTGGCTGGATTACAAAAATGCTTACATTACTTATGAGAATTATTATATTGAAACAGTTTGGTGGATTCTAAAACAGATTTGGCAAAAGGGTTTACTTTATCAAGATTACAAAGTTGTTCCTCATTGTCCGCGTTGTGGGACGACCCTTTCTTCCCATGAAGTAGCTCTGGGTTATGAAAATGTTGAAGACATTTCTCTTTATCTTAAATTTAAAAAAATTGATGACCCCAATACTTATTTTTTTGTCTGGACGACCACGCCTTGGACATTGCCAGGCAACGTTGCTTTAGCCATTCATCCAGGAGCGACTTATGTTAAAGTAAAAGTTAATGATGAATATTTTATCTTGGCTGAACCACGACTTAATGTTTTAGAAAACTTTGAAATTGTTGAAAAATATCAAGGTAAAGATTTAATTGGTCAAAAATATGAAGGACTTTATCCTGCTCAAGTTGAAGGACGGATTTATGAAGTTATCTCTGGCGAGTTTGTTTCAATGGAAGACGGAACGGGTATTGTCCATATTGCTCCAGCTTTCGGTGAAGAAGATATGGAAGTGATTAAAATTCAAAATTCAAGATTCAAAATTCAAAATTTACCTACCTTTCCCATCTTAATGACTGTCAATCCTGATGGAAATATGGCTAAAGGAATTATTGGTGAAGGGAAGTTTGTTAAAGAGGCAGACAAAGATGTGATTGATGATTTAAAAAAGAGAAATATTTTATGGAAATTAGAAAAAATTCATCATGATTATCCATTTTGTTGGCGTTGCGATTCGTCACTTTTATATTACGCGAAAAAATCATGGTTTATTAGAATGAGTGAGCCGAAGATAAAAGAAGAATTGATTAAAAACAATGAAAAAATAAACTGGGTTCCCTCTTTTATCAAAGAAGGACGTTTCGGTGTTTGGCTTAAGGAAGTGAAAGATTGGGCTTTATCAAGAGAAAGATACTGGGGAACACCTTTACCAGTTTGGCAGTGCCAAACTGGTAAATCTCAAACCTCGAATTTCGAATCTCAAAAATGCGATAATACCAAAGTGATTGGTTCGTTTGAAGAATTAGAAAAATTAAGTGGTCGCAAAGTACAAGATCCACATCGGCCCTATATTGATGAATTTGTCTTCCAGTGTGAAAAATGCGGTGGAAAAATGAAAAGAGTGCCGGAAGTTATTGATTGCTGGTTTGACTCCGGGGCCATGCCTTTTGCCCAACACCATTATCCTTTTGAAAATAAAAAAAGATATGAAAAAAATGAAGTTTTTCCGGCCGACTATATCGCTGAAGGTATAGATCAAACCCGCGGTTGGTTTTATACTCTTTTAGCCATTTCCACTTTATTAGAAAAAGGACCAGCCTACAAAAACGTTATTTGCCATGGATTAGTTTTAGATGAGAAAGGAGAAAAAATGAGTAAATCGAGAGGTAATGTTGTTGAACCAGAAAAAATTATTAATCAATATGGGGCTGATACTTTACGTTTTTATTTTTATACCATTAACCAGCCCGGTGAAGCAAAATGTTTTTCTGAAAAACAAGTTGAGGAGGTGATGAAAAAAGTTTTTTTGATTTTGTGGAATGTTGTTTCTTTTTACGAGATGTATAGAGGGAAAATAAAAATTACTAATCTTACTACTCAAGATCTTGTTCATGTTCTTGATCGCTGGATTGTTGCTAAATTTAATCTTTTAATTAAAGATGTTAGTGATTGTTTAGAGCGATATGAGATTACCAATGCCGCCCGCTCTCTAGCTAATTTTATTGATGAACTATCGACTTGGTATTTACGGCGAAGCCGTGAAAGATTTAAAAGTGAAAAAAGAAAGATAAAATTAACAGCCTTAAAAACTTTGAGATACATCATCCTTAATCTAGCTAAAATATTAGCTCCTTTTACTCCCTTTTTAGCCGAGTATATTTATCAAACAATAAAAGGACCAGCCACATCTGTCCATTTAGAAAATTGGCCCTCTCTGCGCCAAGACTGGTTTCAACAAAAAATTATTGATCAAATGAAAATAATTAGGGAAATTACCCACCTTGGTCTTGAACAACGAGCGAAAAACAAAATTCCTCTTCGTCAGCCATTGAATAAAATTACCATTAAATTTCCTCAACTCAAGAAATTAGAGAGAAATTTGGAACAGATCATCTTGGATGAATTAAATATTAAAAAAATTATCTATCAACCAACGACCGAAAAATCAGTAGAACTTGATTTTACCTTAACACCCCAACTCCGAGAAGAAGGGGTGCTGAGAGAATTGGTACGACAAATTAATTTTTGGCGAAAAGAGAAAAAATTGACCCTCAAAGATAAAGTCAAGATTTATTATCAAACAGATTCAAAAAAATTGACAAAAATTATCGAAAAAAATTTAGCCATCCTTAAAAAACAGACACTGGCCAGCAAGATAGAAAGAAGGGAAAAACTGTTAAATAAACAAAAAAAAGAAATAGAGATTGAAAGAGAAAAACTATTTCTCGTTTTAGGCAAAAAAGAAAGATAA
- a CDS encoding methyltransferase domain-containing protein, whose amino-acid sequence MIKPYYLILKFLNQIPKGFTLDLGAGRGGDSFFLAKNGFGVEAIDIDKNSISEIKRIIQKNKLSIKAKCLDFKKFKFIPNKYSLILARQSLNFIKKSEFQKIIEKIKNSLIKNGIFIISAFTVKDSSFKKFKKKHQPIEENTFWSKKPPHWWHFFKKNELKKYFQTGFEILFYQERKIKDKKPISHFHYIVEIVARRK is encoded by the coding sequence ATGATTAAACCTTATTATTTAATATTAAAATTTCTTAATCAAATACCTAAAGGCTTTACTTTAGATCTGGGGGCAGGTCGAGGAGGAGATAGTTTTTTCTTAGCAAAAAATGGTTTTGGAGTTGAGGCGATTGATATTGATAAAAATTCTATCAGCGAAATAAAAAGAATTATCCAGAAAAATAAACTGTCGATCAAAGCAAAATGTCTTGATTTTAAAAAATTTAAATTTATTCCAAATAAATACTCCTTGATTTTAGCCAGACAATCTTTAAATTTTATTAAAAAATCAGAATTTCAGAAAATAATTGAAAAAATTAAAAATAGTTTAATTAAAAATGGTATATTTATTATTTCTGCCTTTACAGTTAAAGATTCTTCTTTTAAAAAATTTAAAAAGAAACATCAACCAATAGAAGAAAATACTTTTTGGAGTAAAAAACCACCTCACTGGTGGCATTTTTTCAAAAAAAATGAGTTGAAGAAATATTTCCAAACAGGATTTGAGATATTATTTTATCAAGAAAGAAAAATCAAAGACAAAAAACCAATTTCTCATTTTCATTACATTGTGGAAATAGTGGCGAGAAGAAAATAA
- a CDS encoding glycosyltransferase family 4 protein translates to MRIGIDCRTILNPEKGEAGGVGHYVYQLLRHLLKIDQQNEYVLFFDHRIKKKKIKKFSQKNVKFVFYPFFLYKKYIIKPISLYLFEAILKKERLDLFHLPTVPHSPQKLDIKTVVTVHDLAFLRLPNLFSKKDVEKKEKELLSFLPRVEKIITVSHSTKRDLEEILKIPSEKINVIYHGLDQRFFQKLGQEAVQKAKEKYKIKNDYFLFLSPLETRKNICRLISSFESFKEKVKKTPGKFPPNFQDIQLVLIGKAGSAKSKIKSKVKKSLYKKDIILTGYIPAEDVNALLEGAKVFIFPSLYEGFGLPVIEAMAKGVPVITSQLSSLPEIVGEGNAVFVNPYRISEITQALIDLLVDEEKQQRLRKRAFLKAQEYRWERTAEETLKTYQSLISFNK, encoded by the coding sequence ATGAGAATCGGTATTGATTGTCGCACAATTTTAAATCCAGAAAAAGGAGAGGCGGGTGGCGTTGGACACTATGTTTATCAATTATTAAGACACCTTTTAAAAATTGATCAGCAAAACGAATATGTTTTATTTTTTGACCATCGGATTAAAAAGAAAAAAATAAAAAAATTTAGCCAAAAGAATGTAAAATTTGTTTTTTATCCCTTTTTTCTTTACAAAAAATATATCATTAAACCAATCTCTCTTTATCTTTTTGAGGCAATTTTAAAAAAAGAACGACTTGACCTTTTTCATCTTCCAACCGTTCCACATTCACCCCAAAAATTGGATATTAAAACAGTTGTTACTGTCCATGACCTTGCTTTTTTGAGACTGCCAAATTTATTTTCTAAAAAAGATGTTGAAAAAAAAGAAAAAGAGCTTTTGTCGTTTCTTCCTCGCGTCGAAAAAATTATTACCGTTTCACACTCGACAAAGAGAGATTTAGAAGAAATTTTAAAAATTCCTTCAGAAAAAATTAATGTTATTTATCACGGACTTGATCAGAGATTTTTCCAGAAATTAGGACAAGAAGCTGTTCAGAAAGCAAAAGAGAAGTATAAGATCAAAAATGATTACTTTCTTTTTCTTTCACCCCTTGAGACGAGGAAAAATATCTGTCGTCTTATTTCTTCTTTCGAGTCTTTTAAGGAAAAGGTTAAAAAGACACCAGGAAAATTCCCCCCAAATTTTCAAGATATTCAATTAGTTCTCATTGGCAAGGCCGGTTCAGCTAAGAGTAAGATAAAATCTAAGGTTAAAAAATCTCTCTATAAAAAAGATATTATTCTGACCGGTTATATTCCAGCCGAAGATGTAAATGCTTTATTGGAAGGGGCAAAAGTTTTTATTTTTCCGTCTCTTTATGAAGGTTTTGGCCTACCAGTTATTGAAGCAATGGCTAAAGGGGTGCCGGTTATTACCAGCCAACTCTCCTCACTACCAGAAATTGTTGGTGAAGGCAATGCTGTTTTTGTTAATCCTTACCGTATTTCTGAAATTACTCAAGCATTAATTGATTTATTAGTTGATGAGGAAAAACAGCAGAGGTTGAGAAAGAGAGCTTTCTTAAAGGCACAAGAATATCGATGGGAAAGGACTGCTGAAGAAACACTGAAAACCTATCAAAGTTTAATTTCTTTCAATAAATAA
- the smpB gene encoding SsrA-binding protein SmpB translates to MKLITINKKAYHNYEILETYEAGIVLTGPEVKSVKAGKIDLTGSYVTLDKSSIPWLTNLNIAPYPPAKGDQENYQPSRPRKLLLKKKEIASLIGKTKMKGLTIIPLKVYNKHGFIKIEIGLGRGKKKFDKREEIKKRELERKIKEELKYKI, encoded by the coding sequence ATGAAATTAATTACTATCAATAAAAAAGCATATCATAATTATGAAATCTTGGAAACCTATGAAGCAGGTATTGTTCTAACCGGTCCAGAGGTGAAATCGGTTAAAGCCGGGAAAATTGATCTGACAGGTAGTTATGTTACCCTTGACAAAAGCAGTATTCCTTGGTTAACTAATCTTAACATTGCTCCTTATCCACCAGCCAAAGGTGATCAAGAAAATTATCAACCATCGAGACCACGAAAATTACTCCTTAAGAAAAAAGAGATTGCCTCTTTGATTGGTAAGACAAAAATGAAGGGCTTGACAATAATACCTTTAAAAGTGTATAATAAACATGGTTTTATTAAAATTGAAATTGGTTTAGGGCGAGGTAAGAAAAAGTTCGACAAGCGAGAGGAGATAAAGAAAAGAGAATTGGAAAGAAAAATTAAAGAAGAATTAAAATATAAAATCTAA
- the infC gene encoding translation initiation factor IF-3, with the protein MKYYRLNNQITAPKVRLIDEEGKHLGVFSIEEARRLSQQKNLDLVEISPKETPPVVRIVDFGKFLYETKKKERSIKKRKQEIKGLRLSLRVGRHDLEVKKKQVLKFLEAGQRVKIELVLRGREKTHFDLAKKIIDEFIKGLGEIKIEQPLVRQGDRLTVLISR; encoded by the coding sequence GTGAAGTATTATCGTCTAAACAACCAAATTACGGCACCGAAAGTACGCCTCATCGACGAGGAAGGTAAACATTTAGGTGTTTTTAGTATCGAAGAGGCGCGGCGTTTATCTCAACAAAAAAATCTTGATTTAGTAGAAATTTCACCAAAAGAAACGCCGCCAGTTGTTAGAATTGTTGACTTTGGTAAGTTCCTTTATGAAACAAAGAAAAAAGAAAGAAGTATCAAAAAGAGAAAACAGGAAATTAAAGGATTAAGACTTTCTTTAAGAGTAGGCAGACATGACTTAGAGGTAAAGAAAAAGCAGGTTTTGAAATTTTTAGAGGCTGGTCAAAGGGTAAAAATTGAACTGGTTTTAAGGGGCCGAGAAAAGACTCATTTTGATTTGGCCAAAAAAATTATTGATGAATTTATTAAAGGTTTAGGAGAAATTAAAATTGAACAACCGCTTGTTAGACAAGGTGACCGATTGACCGTTCTTATTTCTCGCTAA
- a CDS encoding 50S ribosomal protein L35, with translation MKTYQSIAKRFKLTKRGKIVHKSTGLDHFRTKKRGKYILVKRKRKKISPVYKKTILKIMKMK, from the coding sequence ATGAAAACTTATCAATCAATCGCTAAAAGATTTAAATTAACTAAAAGGGGTAAAATTGTCCATAAAAGTACTGGCCTTGATCATTTTCGAACAAAAAAAAGAGGAAAATATATCTTAGTTAAAAGAAAAAGAAAAAAAATTTCACCAGTTTATAAAAAAACTATTTTAAAGATCATGAAAATGAAATAG
- the rplT gene encoding 50S ribosomal protein L20: protein MARVKRGKSHLKKRKRLLKRVKGYRWGRKRLIKLAKVAALKAGVYAYRDRKRKKREFRKLWQIKINAACRELGLTYSKFIALLKKAKIELDRKILAQLAEFYPEIFKKIVEEIKK, encoded by the coding sequence ATGGCGAGGGTTAAACGAGGAAAAAGTCATCTTAAAAAAAGAAAAAGACTCTTAAAAAGAGTTAAGGGTTATCGTTGGGGAAGAAAAAGGTTGATTAAATTAGCTAAAGTGGCTGCTCTAAAAGCAGGTGTTTATGCCTATCGTGATCGAAAAAGAAAAAAAAGAGAATTTAGAAAACTCTGGCAGATCAAAATCAATGCCGCTTGTCGAGAATTGGGTTTAACCTACTCTAAATTTATTGCTTTACTTAAAAAGGCAAAAATTGAATTGGATAGAAAAATTTTGGCTCAACTAGCTGAATTTTATCCGGAAATTTTTAAAAAGATTGTTGAAGAAATAAAAAAATAA